The window GAGGATCAGCTCTTCGCGATCGTCGAGATAGTCGTCGACGAAATTGCGGTTGAAGACGAAGAAGCCGCCGTTGATATGGCCGCCCGACACCTGCGGCTTTTCGTTGAAGCTGGCGACGACGCCGCCCTCTGTCCCGAGTTCGCCGAAGCGGCCCGGCGGGTAGACGCCGGTGAGCGTTGCGGTCTTGCCATGGCCCTTGTGGAAATCGACGAGCCCCGAAATGTCGATATCGCCGACGCCGTCGCCATAGGTGGCGCAGAACTGATCGACCCCGTCGAGATAGCGCGCGCCGCGGCGGATGCGCGCGCCGGTCATCGCGTCCTCGCCGGTCTCGGCGAGGGTGACCTTCCAGTCTTCGGTCTGGTGCTTGTGGAACTGCAATCGGTCCTCGCCGCGCTTCGACAGGTCGACGGTGACGTCGGACGACTGGTTCGCGTAATTCAGGAAGAAATCGCGGATGATGTCGCCCTTGTAGCCGAGCAGCAGGACGAAGTCGGTGATGCCGTGCGCCGCATAGATTTTCATGATGTGCCACACGATCGGCTTGTCGCCGATCGGCACCATCGGTTTGGGCAGCGTTTCGGACACTTCGCGCAGCCGGGTTCCCCGGCCGCCACAGAGAATCAATGCTTTCATAGGGGTGAGCTCGTTCCGTTCTGATTGTCAGGATGTGGCGGAATCAATTGGGCTATCAAGCGCCCGCTCGGTAGCCGCAAAGCCAGGACGCTGCAACGCGCTTCGAACCTTGATCGCCAATTCATGTGCCGCAGAAGGTCACATAAGGGGCGCCTTCGGCAGGGCCCGGGCCGGCATAAGCCGCCCAGTCGGCGCGTTCGACATAGGGCGCGCGCACGACTTCGAGCAGCGCTTGGAACGGCGCCAGATCGCCCTGCTCCGCGGCCGTCAGTGCTTCTTCGACCCGGTGGTTGCGCGGGACATAGCGCGGGTTCACCGCATCCATCGCCGCGGCGCGTTCGAGCGGATGGATATCCTCGCGTTCGAGTTCGGCCCACCAGCTGGCAATCCAGGGCGCCATCACCTCGGGTTGCGGGAGCAAGGCTTCGAGTTCGCTCGCATCGCCGCGCAGCAGCGTGGCGAGGGCGCGGAAGAAGCCGGTAAAATCGATCGCATGGGTTTCGAGTTCGCCGAAAAGATTGTCGATCAGCTCCGCATCGCCCTCATGCGCGCTGGCAAGGCCAAGCTTGGTTTGCATGCGGGCGAACCAATGGGTGCGAAAGCGGTCGGGGATCGCATCGACGAGTCCCTTGGCCTTCTCGACGTCCGCCGGATCGACGGCGTGGATGGCAGGCAGCAGGGCTTCGGTCAAACGCGCCATGTTCCAGTGGAGGATCTGCGGCTGACGGCCATAGGCGTAACGGCCATTGGCATCGATCGAGCTGAACACCGTGTTGGCGGAAAAGCGGTCCATGAAAGCACAGGGGCCATAATCGATCGTCTCGCCGCTGATCGCGACATTGTCGGTGTTCATCACGCCATGGATAAAGCCGACCCCGAGCCAGTGCGCAACCAGTTCGCATTGCAGGCCGATCACGCGGTCGAGCAGCGCGAGATGCGGGTTGGGGCTTGTCGCAAGGTCCGGAAAATGACGCCGAATGCTATAGTCGGACAATTGCACCACATGCTCGGCGCCGAAGTGGGCGGCGAAGAACTGGAAGGTGCCGACGCGGATATGGCTGCTCGCGATGCGGGTGAGCACCGCGCCGGGGTGGGCGCGTTCGCGCTGGACGCGGTCGCCGGTCGCCACCGCCGCCAAGGCGCGCGTGGTCGGCACATGCATCGCCGCCATCGCCTCGGAGACGAGAAATTCGCGCAGCACCGGGCCGATCGCGGCCTTGCCGTCGCCGTTGCGCGAGAAAGGCGTCGGACCCGAGCCCTTGAGCTGGACGTCGAAACGCGCCCCATCGGGGGCGACGATTTCGCCGAGCAGCAAAGCGCGGCCATCGCCGAGCTGCGACGAGAAGTGGCCAAACTGATGCCCCGCATAGGCAAAGGCGAGCGGATTGGCGCCGCCGGGCATCGCCTCGCCCGAGAAGAGGCGCACGAGCGTATCGTCATCGGCGCCGTCGATATCGAGGCCCAGTTTCCGGGCGAGCGCATGGTTGAAGACCAGCAGCTTCGGCGCCGAGGGCGGCGCGGCTTCGGCGGGGGCGTAAAAGCCCTCCATGTCGCGGTGAAAACTATTGTCGAAGGCGAAATCCATGGCCCTGCTCCTCGCCTTTCTATGTCGAGCCTGTCGGGCGCGAATGCAAGCGCCGGGCGTCAGCGCCGGTGCGCGAGGAACCAGTCGTAGGTCGAGGCGATCCCGTCGCGCAGCGCGATGCGCGGCGACCAGCCCATGCCGGCAAGCTTGGCGTTCGACATCAGCTTGCGCGGGGTGCCGTCGGGCTTGTCGGTGTCGAGGACGATCTCGACATCGGCGCCGACGACCTGACAGACGAGGCGCGCGAGGTCGATGATCGCGATGTCGGTTCCCGACCCGACATTGATGTGCCCGGCGTCCGAATAGCGCTTCATCAGGAAGACGCAGGCGTCGGCGCAATCGTCGACGTGGAGGAATTCGCGCATCGGCGTGCCGCTTCCCCACAGCGTCATCGTCTTGGCGCCGCTCTCTTTCGCTTCATGCGCCTTGCGGATCAGCGCGGGCAGCACATGGCTGGAGTTGAGGTCGAAATTGTCGCCGGGGCCATAAAGGTTGGTCGGCATCGCCGAGATATAATCGGCGCCATATTGCCGGCGATAGCTTTGCGCGAGCTTGATCCCGGCGATCTTGGCGATCGCATACCATTCGTTGGTCGGCTCGAGCGGGCCGGTGAGCAACGCCTCCTCGACGATCGGCTGCTCGGCGAACTTCGGATAGATGCACGACGAGCCGAGGAAGCAGAGTTTCGCGACGTTGGCGCGGTGCGCCGCATCGACGATATTCGTTTCGATGACGAGATTCTGGTAAAGGAAATCGGCTGGAAAACTATCGTTGGCAAGGATGCCGCCAACCTTCGCCGCCGCGAGGAAGACCGCGTCGGGCCTTTCGCGCGCGGTCCATGCGCGCACCGCCGCCTGGTCGAGCAGGTCGAGCGTATCGCGCCCTGCCGTCAGGACCTCGCAATTCTCATCGGCAAGCCGGCGTACCAGCGCGCTGCCGACCATGCCGCGGTGTCCCGCGACCCAGACGCGCTTGCCCGCGAGCGAAAAGGCCTCAGTCATGCGACGGGGTCGTGCCGGCCTTGTATGCCGCGACGTCGGCGGCGACCATTTCGCGGCACAGCTCGCGCACCGAGGTTTCGTGGCGCCAGCCAAGCTTTTGATGCGCCTTCGACGGGTCGCCGATCAGCAGGTCGACCTCGGTCGGGCGGAAATAGCGCGGGTCGACCTCGACGAGGCATTTGCCGCTGGCCTTGCAATAGCCCTTTTCGTCGACGCCCTCGCCCTTCCACTCGAGCGCGATGCCGACATCCTCGAACGCCCATTCGACGAAGTCGCGCACCGGCGTGGTTTCGCCCGTCGCGAGGACATAATCGTCGGGCTCGTCCTGCTGTATCATCATCCACATGCCGCGGACATATTCGCGGGCATGCCCCCAGTCGCGCTTGGCGTCGAGGTTGCCGAGGTACAGCTTGTCCTGCTGGCCGAGGCTGATCGCCGCAGCGGCGCGGGTGATCTTGCGCGTGACGAAGGTTTCGCCGCGCAGCGGGCTTTCATGGTTGAACAGGATGCCGTTCGACGCGTGCATGCCATAGGCTTCGCGGTAGTTCACGACGATCCAATAAGCGTAGAGCTTCGCCGCCGCATAAGGGCTGCGCGGATAGAAGGGCGTGGTTTCGCGCTGCGGCACTTCCTGCACCAGCCCGTACAGTTCCGAGGTCGAAGCCTGATAGAAACGGCAGGTCTTTTCCATGCCGAGGATGCGCATCGCCTCGAGCAGCCGCAGCGTGCCGATCGCGTCGCTGTTCGCGGTATATTCGGGGGTCTCGAAACTCACCTGCACATGGCTCTGCGCCGCGAGGTTGTAGATTTCGGTCGGTTTCGTTTCCTGAACGATGCGGATCAGGTTGGTGCTGTCGGTCAGGTCGCCATAATGAAGGTGGAAACGCGAGTTTTCGACGTGCGGGTCCTGGTAGATATCCTCGATCCGGCTGGTGTTGAACGAAGATGAGCGGCGCTTGAGGCCGTGGACGACATAGCCCTTGTCGAGCAGCAGCCGCGCGAGATAGGCGCCATCCTGTCCGGTAATTCCGGTCACAAGGGCAATTTTTTCCTGTTCCGCCAAGACTTTATTCCTCGTTCCGGGGAGAGTGTTCGAGCGCGTGTGATCCGCGCTATTCGGCGGTGCATCCCTTTCCGCGCCTAGCCCGCGAAGTCAACCGGGCTGTTGCCGGCAGGGGAACTTCGCCCTTGTTGCCAAAGGCTCACATGTCTATCGCGGCCATGCTGCGGTGCCACAAACCGCATCCGACAGGAGATGATTGTTGACCGTGTTGATTACCGGGGCCGCCGGATTTATCGGTTTCCATCTCGCGCGGCGGTTGATGGGCGAAGGCCGGCCGGTGATCGGCATCGACATCGTCAACGACTATTACGACCCGGAGCTCAAGCGCGCGCGGCTGGCGAAATTGTCGGCGGAATATGGCGATCTCTTCACCTTCCGCCAGGTCGATTTCGCCGACGCGACCGCGCTCGACGAAGCGCTCGCCGACCTGAAATTCGCCGATATCGCGCATCTGGGCGCGCAGGCGGGGGTCCGTTATTCGATCGATAACCCGCGCGCCTATGTCCAGTCGAACCTCGTCGGGCATCTCAACCTGCTCGAAGTCGCGCGGACCCGCGGTGTGCCGATGGTCTATGCCTCCTCCTCGTCGGTCTATGGCGGCAACAAGACCCTGCCCTTCCGCGTCGAGGACCGCGTCGACCATCCGATGTCGCTCTATGCCGCGACCAAGAAGGCCGACGAACTGATGAGCGAGACCTACGCCCATCTCTATCGCATCCCGCTGACCGGCCTGCGCTTCTTCACCGTCTATGGCCCCTGGGGCCGCCCCGACATGGCGATGTGGATCTTCACCAAAGCGATTTTCGAGGGGACGCCGATCCAGGTGTTCAACGCCGGCGCGATGCGCCGCGACTTCACCTATATCGACGATATCGTGTCGGGCGTCGCTGCGTGCATCGCCAATCCGCCGCCCGACGACGGCGAACTCAAGGCCGGCGGCAGCGTCGCGCCGCACCGGCTCTACAATATCGGCAACAACCGGTCCGAAGAGCTGACGCGGATGATTTCGCTGATCGAGGAGGCCTGCGGGCGCGAGGCGATCAAGCAGATGGCGCCGCTGCAACCCGGCGACGTCCCCGAAACCTATGCCGACATCAGCGCGATTTCGGGCGACCTCGGTTACGAGCCGACGACCCCGATCGACGTCGGCATCCCCAATTTCGTCGCTTGGTACCGCGACTATCACGGGCTTTGACGCCTCCCCCACTCCCCCAAGGACCGCTGCCAAAGCGGCAAAGGATCAGAGCGAAAATGAAAATCGTCGTCATCGGGCTGGGCTATGTCGGATTGCCGCTCGCGGTCCAGCTCGCGAAGCATTTCGACACCGTCGGGCTGGACAGCAATGCTGCGCGGATCGCCGAGCTGCGCGATGGTCACGACCGGACGGGCGAGGTCGATGCCGCGGCATTGGCCGCGTGCGGGCTGGCGCTGACCAGCGATGCGGCGGATTGCAGTGGCGCCGACCTCTATATCGTGACCGTACCGACGCCGATCGATGCCGACAACCGCCCCGACCTGTCGCCGGTGCGCAGCGCGACACGCACCGTCGCGGCCCTTCTCGACGCGGCGAAAACGCCGACGGTCGTCTATGAAAGCACCGTCTATCCCGGGGTGACCGAGGATATTTGCGGGCCCATGATCGAGGACCTGTCGGGGCTGGTGCGCGGGCGCGATTTTTTCCTCGGCTATTCGCCCGAGCGCATCAATCCGGGCGACCGCGAGCATACGGTCGACAAGATCATGAAGGTGCTGGCGGGCGAGAACGACCAGGTCACCGAATTGCTCGCCACCGTCTATGGCAAGGTGACGAGCGGCGGGGTGTTCCGCGCCAGGTCGATCCGCGCCGCCGAAGCCGCGAAGGTGATCGAGAACGCCCAGCGCGATATCAACATCGCCTTCATCAACGAAGTGACCAAGATCTTCTCGGCGCTAGACATTTCGGTGTGGGACGTGCTCGACGCGGCGCGGACGAAGTGGAATTTCCTGCCCTTCGAACCCGGCCTCGTCGGCGGCCACTGCATCGGGGTCGACCCCTATTATCTCAGCCACCGTGCGCAGGAACTCGGCATCGACCCGCAGGTCGTGTTGTCGGGCCGCGCGATCAACGACGGCATGGCGCAGTGGATGGCCGACGGCATCCACGCCGCGCTCGGCAAGCCGGGCGCCGACATCCTGATCCTGGGACTGACCTTCAAGGAAAACGTCCCCGACCTGCGCAACAGCAAGGTCATCGATCTGGTGCAGGCGCTGCGCGGACACGGCCACAGCGTCGCGGTCCATGACCCGCACGCCGACCCCGCCGAAGCGCGGCACGAATATGGACTCGACCTGGCATCGATGCCTGGCGAACCCACCTATGACTGCGTGATCGGCGCGGTGCGCCACGAGGCGTTTCGCACGCTTTCAGGGGCCGATCTCGCGGCGATATTGCGTCCCGGCGGGCTTGTCGCCGACATCAAGCGCATGTGGCCGGCGCCTGCCGCCGACGCGGCTTCGACCCACCGCTACTGGTCGATTTAACCATCCGGGGGTGGCGCATGCGGCAATATCTGCCTAAGGCGCGGTCAACGACTGAAAACATGGAAGAATGAATGTCGCGTTCCCGGGAGTCCCTCTTCGATCGTTGGTTTCTGGCGATTTTCCTGATCGCCATCCTGCTGTTCGGCGGGTCGGCCCGCGTCGACAGCGTCGGGCTGGTGATCGTGCGCACGCTGGCGATCGTCGCGATCGCGATTGCTCTTCCCTATTGGGTTGAGGAGCGCGGGCGTGACCGGCTGCAACGCTGCCGCCCGCTGCTGCTGCTCCTCGCCGCCACCGCGGGATGGATGCTGATCCAGATCATCCCGCTGCCCGCCGGCCTTTGGTCGGCGCTGCCCGGCCATGGCGAACTCGCGTCGCGGATGACCGCCGCCGGGGTCGAGATCGGCTGGCGCCCGCTGGCGCTGTCGCCGGGCCGCGCGATCCATTCGCTGCTCGACCTGCTGGTCCCGCTGGCGGTCGT is drawn from Sphingopyxis sp. OPL5 and contains these coding sequences:
- the rfbF gene encoding glucose-1-phosphate cytidylyltransferase, yielding MKALILCGGRGTRLREVSETLPKPMVPIGDKPIVWHIMKIYAAHGITDFVLLLGYKGDIIRDFFLNYANQSSDVTVDLSKRGEDRLQFHKHQTEDWKVTLAETGEDAMTGARIRRGARYLDGVDQFCATYGDGVGDIDISGLVDFHKGHGKTATLTGVYPPGRFGELGTEGGVVASFNEKPQVSGGHINGGFFVFNRNFVDDYLDDREELILEREPMERLAADRELMMYEHNGFWQPMDTPREYSLLNELWADGQAPWKKW
- a CDS encoding GDP-L-fucose synthase family protein, yielding MTEAFSLAGKRVWVAGHRGMVGSALVRRLADENCEVLTAGRDTLDLLDQAAVRAWTARERPDAVFLAAAKVGGILANDSFPADFLYQNLVIETNIVDAAHRANVAKLCFLGSSCIYPKFAEQPIVEEALLTGPLEPTNEWYAIAKIAGIKLAQSYRRQYGADYISAMPTNLYGPGDNFDLNSSHVLPALIRKAHEAKESGAKTMTLWGSGTPMREFLHVDDCADACVFLMKRYSDAGHINVGSGTDIAIIDLARLVCQVVGADVEIVLDTDKPDGTPRKLMSNAKLAGMGWSPRIALRDGIASTYDWFLAHRR
- a CDS encoding protein adenylyltransferase SelO, with amino-acid sequence MDFAFDNSFHRDMEGFYAPAEAAPPSAPKLLVFNHALARKLGLDIDGADDDTLVRLFSGEAMPGGANPLAFAYAGHQFGHFSSQLGDGRALLLGEIVAPDGARFDVQLKGSGPTPFSRNGDGKAAIGPVLREFLVSEAMAAMHVPTTRALAAVATGDRVQRERAHPGAVLTRIASSHIRVGTFQFFAAHFGAEHVVQLSDYSIRRHFPDLATSPNPHLALLDRVIGLQCELVAHWLGVGFIHGVMNTDNVAISGETIDYGPCAFMDRFSANTVFSSIDANGRYAYGRQPQILHWNMARLTEALLPAIHAVDPADVEKAKGLVDAIPDRFRTHWFARMQTKLGLASAHEGDAELIDNLFGELETHAIDFTGFFRALATLLRGDASELEALLPQPEVMAPWIASWWAELEREDIHPLERAAAMDAVNPRYVPRNHRVEEALTAAEQGDLAPFQALLEVVRAPYVERADWAAYAGPGPAEGAPYVTFCGT
- a CDS encoding SDR family NAD(P)-dependent oxidoreductase, with amino-acid sequence MTVLITGAAGFIGFHLARRLMGEGRPVIGIDIVNDYYDPELKRARLAKLSAEYGDLFTFRQVDFADATALDEALADLKFADIAHLGAQAGVRYSIDNPRAYVQSNLVGHLNLLEVARTRGVPMVYASSSSVYGGNKTLPFRVEDRVDHPMSLYAATKKADELMSETYAHLYRIPLTGLRFFTVYGPWGRPDMAMWIFTKAIFEGTPIQVFNAGAMRRDFTYIDDIVSGVAACIANPPPDDGELKAGGSVAPHRLYNIGNNRSEELTRMISLIEEACGREAIKQMAPLQPGDVPETYADISAISGDLGYEPTTPIDVGIPNFVAWYRDYHGL
- the gmd gene encoding GDP-mannose 4,6-dehydratase, with the protein product MTGITGQDGAYLARLLLDKGYVVHGLKRRSSSFNTSRIEDIYQDPHVENSRFHLHYGDLTDSTNLIRIVQETKPTEIYNLAAQSHVQVSFETPEYTANSDAIGTLRLLEAMRILGMEKTCRFYQASTSELYGLVQEVPQRETTPFYPRSPYAAAKLYAYWIVVNYREAYGMHASNGILFNHESPLRGETFVTRKITRAAAAISLGQQDKLYLGNLDAKRDWGHAREYVRGMWMMIQQDEPDDYVLATGETTPVRDFVEWAFEDVGIALEWKGEGVDEKGYCKASGKCLVEVDPRYFRPTEVDLLIGDPSKAHQKLGWRHETSVRELCREMVAADVAAYKAGTTPSHD
- a CDS encoding nucleotide sugar dehydrogenase is translated as MKIVVIGLGYVGLPLAVQLAKHFDTVGLDSNAARIAELRDGHDRTGEVDAAALAACGLALTSDAADCSGADLYIVTVPTPIDADNRPDLSPVRSATRTVAALLDAAKTPTVVYESTVYPGVTEDICGPMIEDLSGLVRGRDFFLGYSPERINPGDREHTVDKIMKVLAGENDQVTELLATVYGKVTSGGVFRARSIRAAEAAKVIENAQRDINIAFINEVTKIFSALDISVWDVLDAARTKWNFLPFEPGLVGGHCIGVDPYYLSHRAQELGIDPQVVLSGRAINDGMAQWMADGIHAALGKPGADILILGLTFKENVPDLRNSKVIDLVQALRGHGHSVAVHDPHADPAEARHEYGLDLASMPGEPTYDCVIGAVRHEAFRTLSGADLAAILRPGGLVADIKRMWPAPAADAASTHRYWSI